A part of Nocardioides sp. WS12 genomic DNA contains:
- a CDS encoding DUF6584 family protein, with product MTNALVRARADLEAGRAWKARDRLTSVLVTRQDDEVLELLIQVHLQMGDLPKAGALLFVLGREDDVAQEAIAAWRQRFGDGDARWRSIPAPVRYSRADHLYALQDEGLAEGREPDLPPRRDVDPSDNSELAACLFAGLVGAVLLALVVIGLITVVRAVF from the coding sequence GTGACCAACGCCCTTGTCCGCGCCCGCGCCGACCTCGAAGCCGGCCGTGCATGGAAGGCGCGGGACCGGCTGACGAGCGTGCTCGTGACCCGTCAGGACGACGAGGTTCTCGAACTCCTCATCCAGGTGCACCTGCAGATGGGGGATCTGCCGAAGGCCGGTGCGCTGCTGTTCGTCCTGGGCCGTGAGGACGACGTGGCCCAGGAGGCCATCGCGGCCTGGCGTCAGCGCTTCGGTGATGGTGACGCTCGGTGGCGCAGCATTCCTGCGCCGGTGCGCTACTCCCGCGCCGACCACCTGTACGCGCTGCAGGACGAGGGTCTGGCTGAAGGGCGCGAGCCCGACCTTCCGCCACGCAGAGACGTGGACCCCAGCGACAACAGCGAGCTCGCCGCCTGCCTGTTCGCCGGGTTGGTGGGCGCAGTCCTCCTGGCGCTGGTGGTCATCGGCCTGATCACCGTGGTGCGCGCGGTTTTCTGA
- a CDS encoding CPCC family cysteine-rich protein: MPLSTGTRHDRQMSSLSICPCCGFRTLLDEPGSYEVCAVCRWEDDGAPAWACGGPNVVSLVEAQHEFLSLGPIGRLRHRGRRPRTGEAREAGWQPFARTDELLGLVASARAEHERAIARIEEREDLDETRFVDAFHAFSAGMDALRIQARSIPYPEVERRFRALCLAHGLDMPEAELELMARMLWDGHWQFRHPLQAIGWVWRHRRSRPVTFRVRQVVTGVVRFSG, translated from the coding sequence ATGCCGCTGAGCACCGGAACGCGCCATGATCGCCAGATGTCGTCCTTGTCGATCTGTCCGTGCTGTGGCTTCCGCACGCTTCTTGACGAGCCGGGGTCGTACGAGGTGTGCGCAGTGTGCCGCTGGGAGGACGACGGCGCGCCTGCCTGGGCCTGCGGGGGACCGAACGTGGTCAGTCTTGTCGAGGCGCAGCACGAGTTCCTCTCGCTCGGACCCATCGGGAGACTGCGTCATCGGGGCCGCCGACCGCGCACGGGCGAGGCACGAGAGGCCGGCTGGCAGCCGTTTGCGCGAACCGACGAACTTCTGGGACTCGTCGCGTCGGCGAGAGCTGAGCACGAGCGTGCGATTGCTCGGATCGAAGAACGTGAGGACCTCGATGAGACCCGGTTTGTGGACGCGTTCCATGCCTTCAGTGCGGGGATGGACGCGCTTCGTATCCAGGCCCGATCGATTCCTTACCCCGAAGTTGAGCGGCGGTTCCGTGCGCTGTGCCTTGCTCACGGGCTGGACATGCCCGAAGCCGAGCTCGAACTCATGGCGCGCATGCTGTGGGACGGCCACTGGCAGTTTCGTCACCCGCTTCAGGCAATCGGGTGGGTATGGCGGCATCGCCGTTCGCGGCCGGTCACCTTTCGGGTCCGACAGGTGGTGACCGGGGTTGTTCGCTTCTCTGGTTGA